One genomic window of Syngnathus acus chromosome 11, fSynAcu1.2, whole genome shotgun sequence includes the following:
- the znf706 gene encoding zinc finger protein 706, producing MARGHQKFQSQQKNAKKQAEMKKAKGHDQKTAAKAALVFTCAVCRSQMPDPKTFKQHFESKHPKSPLPPELEGVEA from the exons ATGGCCCGCGGACATCAGAAGTTCCAGTCGCAGCAGAAGAACGCCAAGAAGCAGGCAGAGATGAAGAAGGCGAAGGGGCACGACCAGAAGACGGCGGCCAAGGCAGCGCTTGTCTTCACCTGTGCCGTGTGCCGG TCCCAGATGCCTGACCCCAAAACCTTCAAGCAGCACTTTGAGAGCAAGCATCCCAAATCACCTCTCCCCCCCGAGCTGGAAGGCGTGGAGGCATAA
- the tmem222b gene encoding transmembrane protein 222 isoform X2, which produces MGICTSVGVIRDFAGPYFVSEDNMAFGKPTKYWMLDVSKVYAGGSSAWDIAVHDASEEYKHRMHNLCCDNCHSHVAMALNLMRYDNSTSWNMVKLCLLVLLHGKHVSCAGFLKTWLPFLILLGVIVTVALVINLR; this is translated from the exons ATGGGCATCTGCACTTCAGTTGGAGTCATCCGGGACTTTGCTGGACCCTATTTTGTATCT GAGGACAACATGGCTTTTGGAAAACCAACAAA ATACTGGATGCTGGACGTAAGCAAAGTCTATGCCGGTGGCTCGAGCGCTTGGGATATTGCCGTGCACGACGCTTCGGAGGAGTACAAGCACAGGATG CACAACCTGTGTTGCGACAACTGCCATTCGCACGTGGCCATGGCTCTCAACCTGATGCGCTACGACAACAGCACGTCGTGGAACATGGTCAAGCTCTGCCTCCTGGTGCTGCTGCACGGAAAGCATGTCAG CTGCGCGGGCTTCCTGAAGACGTGGCTGCCCTTCCTCATACTGCTGGGCGTCATTGTGACAGTGGCGCTTGTCATCAACCTCCGATGA
- the LOC119130076 gene encoding uncharacterized protein LOC119130076, with product MACGIYLGILLLCFLGAEHVRCLWASQEAQGESYVGFVQDNDNDGSLSHAGKPPQNKFRQISRVQALAQSGSSGGVSTYGNQQFLGGYSSLKVVRRPPVAMAGERIVPKKPRLSTDIASSGSLSRFKPHQSNIAVGQAEEWKKPNGHHSRGKFPNLQSYGMRKYSANMQTSANAAATKVLIGQKPARHQKKTSKHNHGQMVFQGKRQQLTGGLWEAGPNGQHYAHTNVLKIPSQFGGYAIRRLKDPVAQKSSKPIPYHAHPETKWTRVKLRSDQGNVYLSEISSHSEHQ from the exons ATGGCTTGTGGAATTTATTTGGG gATCTTGCTCCTTTGCTTTCTTGGAGCAGAACATGTTCGCTGTTTGTGGGCTTCTCAAGAAG ctcAAGGCGAGTCTTATGTTGGCTTTGTGCAAGATAATGACAACGACGGCAGTCTGAGCCACGCCGGCAAGCCTCCCCAGAATAAATTCAGACAAATCTCCCGTGTTCAAGCCTTGGCCCAAAGTGGTAGTAGTGGTGGAGTCTCCACTTATGGCAACCAACAGTTTCTCGGTGGCTACTCATCACTCAAGGTGGTTCGCCGGCCCCCCGTGGCCATGGCCGGCGAGAGAATCGTTCCTAAAAAGCCCCGCCTCTCAACAGACATTGCAAGTTCGGGCTCTCTGAGCAGGTTCAAACCACACCAATCCAACATTGCAGTGGGACAAGCTGAAGAATGGAAAAAACCAAACGGTCACCACTCTAGAGGAAAGTTTCCCAACTTGCAGAGTTACGGCATGCGCAAATACTCCGCCAACATGCAAACGTCTGCCAATGCCGCTGCCACCAAAGTCCTGATTGGTCAAAAACCTGCAAGACATCagaaaaaaacctcaaagCACAACCATGGCCAGATGGTGTTCCAGGGTAAACGACAGCAGCTGACCGGTGGGTTGTGGGAGGCGGGGCCTAACGGCCAACACTACGCGCACACAAATGTCCTGAAGATCCCTAGCCAATTCGGTGGCTACGCTATCAGGCGCCTGAAGGACCCAGTGGCCCAGAAGAGCTCAAAGCCTATTCCCTACCATGCTCACCCAGAGACCAAGTGGACCAGAGTGAAGCTCAGATCTGACCAGGGGAATGTCTACTTGAGTGAGATTTCTTCACATTCCGAACATCAGTAA
- the paqr7a gene encoding progestin and adipoQ receptor family member VII, a: MTTIVMERIGRLFISLQHIKQVPRLLTSEASPSMPGTVRDTEVPHFFRERYVGTGYRPLHQCWRYYFLSAFHRHNETINIWTHLLAFLVLLAKTSDVAQSVDLAQDRHAWPLLILILSALNYTAWSVVAHLLGGKSEMCHYAFFFLDYVGVAQYQYGSAVVHYYYAAEEGFHRWMGPIFMPVAAFLSWLSCLGCCYGKYRNHTLPPWVRKVGQVTPSTIAYMWDISPVVHRLLLSNLDNDPAFVHHLSQIAFFLGCAVFFAFPVLERCWPGGCDFLGQGHQLFHILLSCCTLCQIHASQLDYDSRRPVYTLLHAGDDAAFFVGLYGLTLFMCMLIAAFMLRKAKRLLDRQTKSK, translated from the coding sequence ATGACGACCATCGTGATGGAGCGAATTGGGCGCCTCTTCATCAGCCTGCAGCACATCAAGCAGGTCCCTCGGCTGCTGACCTCCGAGGCATCGCCCTCCATGCCCGGCACTGTGCGCGACACTGAGGTGCCCCACTTTTTCCGCGAGCGCTACGTTGGCACCGGCTACCGGCCCCTCCATCAGTGTTGGCGCTACTACTTCCTGTCCGCCTTCCACCGCCACAACGAGACCATCAACATCTGGACGCACCTGCTGGCCTTTCTGGTTCTCCTGGCCAAGACGAGCGACGTGGCACAGTCGGTGGATTTGGCACAGGACCGGCACGCGTGGCCTCTGTTGATCCTCATCCTGTCTGCACTTAACTACACGGCGTGGAGCGTGGTGGCGCACCTCCTGGGCGGCAAGTCAGAGATGTGCCACTATGCCTTCTTCTTTCTGGACTACGTAGGCGTGGCACAGTACCAGTACGGCAGCGCCGTGGTGCACTACTACTACGCGGCTGAGGAAGGGTTCCATCGGTGGATGGGTCCCATCTTCATGCCCGTGGCGGCTTTTCTCAGTTGGCTGTCGTGTCTGGGTTGCTGCTACGGCAAATACCGGAACCACACCCTCCCGCCTTGGGTGCGCAAGGTGGGCCAGGTGACACCATCCACCATCGCCTACATGTGGGACATCAGCCCTGTGGTGCACAGACTTCTCCTTAGCAACCTTGACAACGACCCGGCCTTCGTGCACCACCTGAGCCAGATCGCCTTCTTCCTAGGCTGCGCCGTCTTCTTTGCCTTCCCCGTGCTGGAGCGTTGCTGGCCGGGAGGTTGCGACTTCCTGGGTCAGGGGCACCAGCTGTTCCATATTCTGCTTTCCTGTTGCACCCTGTGTCAGATCCACGCCTCGCAACTGGACTACGACAGTCGGCGGCCGGTGTACACGCTGCTCCACGCCGGAGACGACGCGGCGTTCTTCGTCGGCCTCTACGGGCTGACGCTCTTCATGTGCATGCTCATCGCCGCTTTTATGCTGAGGAAGGCCAAACGGCTGCTGGACCGCCAGACCAAGTCCAAGTGA
- the tmem222b gene encoding transmembrane protein 222 isoform X1, with translation MADLTEKAETMKNYHIASEKINPLAGRFPHCIVWTPIPVLSWLFPFIGHMGICTSVGVIRDFAGPYFVSEDNMAFGKPTKYWMLDVSKVYAGGSSAWDIAVHDASEEYKHRMHNLCCDNCHSHVAMALNLMRYDNSTSWNMVKLCLLVLLHGKHVSCAGFLKTWLPFLILLGVIVTVALVINLR, from the exons ATGGCCGATTTAACCGAGAAGGCGGAAACCATGAAGAACTATCACATAGCGTCGGAAAAGATTAACCCGCTGGCCGGTCGTTTCCCTCATTGTATCGTGTGGACCCCCATCCCCGTGTTGTC TTGGCTGTTTCCATTTATTGGGCACATGGGCATCTGCACTTCAGTTGGAGTCATCCGGGACTTTGCTGGACCCTATTTTGTATCT GAGGACAACATGGCTTTTGGAAAACCAACAAA ATACTGGATGCTGGACGTAAGCAAAGTCTATGCCGGTGGCTCGAGCGCTTGGGATATTGCCGTGCACGACGCTTCGGAGGAGTACAAGCACAGGATG CACAACCTGTGTTGCGACAACTGCCATTCGCACGTGGCCATGGCTCTCAACCTGATGCGCTACGACAACAGCACGTCGTGGAACATGGTCAAGCTCTGCCTCCTGGTGCTGCTGCACGGAAAGCATGTCAG CTGCGCGGGCTTCCTGAAGACGTGGCTGCCCTTCCTCATACTGCTGGGCGTCATTGTGACAGTGGCGCTTGTCATCAACCTCCGATGA
- the tpbga gene encoding trophoblast glycoprotein a yields MLDLSPSRLFCSTLLLLLLLGSVYAPAAPASSCPTGCECSEVAHTVKCVAKDLRSVPLEIPGYTRNLFITGNRITRIGTDSFKGLDNVTNLSLSNNRISEVDSHAFSGLPSLRSLDLSSNQLAVFHPEAFTVANQSLRQLNLSRALYNHSAVLDLATALRWSALSSLRSLDLSHNGLIYLPPLIFSHLSGLRRLLLTNNSLVAVRNATLAGLESLRELDLTLNSLKNIPEEGLRELDSLPEAEILLGENPFTCACGIEPLTRWLNRSQGRVRDPDHLVCAFPAALRNTSLLSVVGASGSLRCRQRGAGADLALQTSYVFLGLVLGLVGLVFLFVLYLNRRGIKKRVYDMRDACREVWEGYHYRFELESDPRLSQVSSSTDM; encoded by the exons ATGCTGGACTTGAGCCCCAGTCGCCTCTTCTGCAGCAccctcctgctcctgctcctgctgGGCTCCGTTTACGCACCGGCAGCTCCAGCGTCCTCCTGCCCGACGGGCTGCGAGTGCTCCGAAGTGGCGCACACGGTGAAGTGCGTGGCCAAAGACCTCCGGAGCGTCCCGCTCGAGATCCCTGGATACACCCGGAACCTTTTCATCACCGGCAACCGGATCACGCGCATCGGCACAGACTCCTTCAAGGGCCTCGACAATGTCACTAACCTTTCACTAAGCAATAACAG GATTTCCGAGGTGGACTCGCACGCCTTCTCCGGCCTGCCGAGTCTTCGCTCGCTGGACCTGAGCTCCAACCAGCTGGCGGTGTTCCACCCAGAAGCCTTCACGGTAGCCAACCAATCGCTCCGCCAGCTCAACCTGAGCCGTGCCCTCTACAACCACTCAGCTGTGCTGGACTTGGCTACGGCTTTGCGCTGGAGCGCCCTAAGCTCTCTGCGCAGCCTCGACCTGTCGCACAACGGCCTCATCTACCTCCCGCCACTTATTTTCTCCCACCTGAGCGGACTTCGCCGGCTGCTGCTCACCAACAACTCCCTGGTCGCCGTGCGCAACGCCACCCTGGCCGGTTTGGAGTCTCTCCGGGAGCTGGATCTGACACTCAACTCGCTGAAGAATATCCCCGAGGAGGGCCTGCGCGAGCTGGACTCGCTCCCCGAGGCCGAGATCCTCCTGGGTGAGAACCCCTTCACGTGTGCGTGCGGCATCGAACCTTTGACCCGCTGGCTCAACCGCTCTCAGGGACGCGTCCGCGACCCTGACCATCTGGTCTGCGCCTTCCCTGCCGCCCTGAGGAACACCTCTCTGCTCTCGGTGGTGGGTGCCTCCGGCAGCCTGAGGTGCCGCCAAAGGGGCGCCGGCGCCGACCTGGCCCTGCAGACCTCCTACGTGTTCCTGGGCCTGGTGCTGGGTCTGGTGGGCCTGGTCTTCCTCTTTGTGCTCTACCTGAACCGCAGAGGCATCAAGAAGCGTGTGTACGACATGCGAGACGCCTGCAGGGAGGTGTGGGAGGGCTACCACTACCGCTTCGAGCTCGAATCGGACCCCCGCCTCTCCCAGGTGTCCTCAAGCACTGACATGTAA